One Candidatus Nezhaarchaeales archaeon genomic window, CGTAAAGGGCCGTCTTTACCATCGCTGCCGTTGTCCGCTTTACAATCTCAGATCTACTTAACTGTTGCGTTAATTGAGCCACACCTATCACCTATACCATACGTTTAACACTATAGCGTTGCTGCTTTATATTTAAACCTGTAGCAAAAATCTTAACGAATGCTTAACCAGTCAACTTAAGTGATGGAGTTTTGCAACGGCCTCTTTTAAAAAACCATAAAGCTAAAATGCTTAGTATGGATCTTGGTTGAAGATGGAGTTGAACCGTTGGTGTTAAATTTTGCTTAATACTCAGAAAGGATCGCTTAAAACGGTTGTTCTCTTTACTACTACATTGGGCTCTTTTCTTATACCGTTCATGGGCTCCGCCGTCAATCTTGCGCTACCATCCATAAGCATTGAGTTCGCTGTTGACGCTGTAACATTAAGCTGGATCAATACGTCTTACTTGCTAGCAGCCGCCGTATTCCTTGTTCCACTTGGAAGATTAGCGGATCTCCATGGGAGGAGAAGGGTTTTCGTATATGGCTTAATAATCTTTACGGTCTCATGCCTCCTTTCAGCGTTATCCTTCTCAGCATTCCTTTTGATATTCTCCAGGATCCTTCAAGGAATAGGCGGAGCAATGATATTTAGTACGGGAACCGCGATCTTAACCTCGGTCTTTCCAGTGGATACTAGAGGAAGGGCTTTAGGTATAAATGTTGCATCAGTCTATTCAGCCCTCTCCTTAGGCCCCATTTTAGGGGGCTTTTTAACTCAGCATTTCGGGTGGAGAAGTATTTTTCTAATCGTAATCGTCTTAGGCCTGATAACTATTGCCGTTACAATACGGAAACTAAGTGGAGAATGGATCGAGGCCGTGAGTGAAAAATTTGATTATGTAGGCTCAATAATTTACGGTTTAACCCTTACGCTGTTAATCTACGGGTTTTCTACCCTACCTCATGTTTCCGGTGTAATCCTCGTTTTAATGGGTATTTTAGCTCTTCTCACGTTTTTTATATGGGAGTCGCGCACTAGTAATCCGGTTTTAAACTTAAGCCTGTTTAAAGAGAATGTAACATTTACTTTTTCAAACCTAGCAGCCTTAATCAATTATAGTGCGACGTTTGCCATAAGCTTTCTTTTAAGCCTCTACTTACAGTACATCAAGGGTTTTAGTCCTCAGAACGCCGGCTTAATTTTAGTATGCCAACCAGCTGTACAGGCAATCCTCTC contains:
- a CDS encoding MFS transporter; this translates as MGSFLIPFMGSAVNLALPSISIEFAVDAVTLSWINTSYLLAAAVFLVPLGRLADLHGRRRVFVYGLIIFTVSCLLSALSFSAFLLIFSRILQGIGGAMIFSTGTAILTSVFPVDTRGRALGINVASVYSALSLGPILGGFLTQHFGWRSIFLIVIVLGLITIAVTIRKLSGEWIEAVSEKFDYVGSIIYGLTLTLLIYGFSTLPHVSGVILVLMGILALLTFFIWESRTSNPVLNLSLFKENVTFTFSNLAALINYSATFAISFLLSLYLQYIKGFSPQNAGLILVCQPAVQAILSPFAGRLSDKVEPRIVASTGMLIITIGLILLTFIREYTSLNFIVLTLLLLGFGFALFSSPNTNAIMSSVDKRFYGVASAMLASMRLIGQTLSMGIVALIFALYIGRTQITPKYYPVFLESMEATLTIFSILCFIGIFASLARGKIR